Proteins encoded within one genomic window of Pseudorasbora parva isolate DD20220531a chromosome 3, ASM2467924v1, whole genome shotgun sequence:
- the ccl19a.1 gene encoding C-C motif chemokine 19a.1, with the protein MASFIPALSVILCALALILHSGPADAQADLALDCCLKFSHKVIPRNILLSYQIQFKSDGCPSDAVVFVTRKALKLCAPPATDNKWVIDNISFLDQRLKKCKETKFHEKRCHALKNLHI; encoded by the exons ATGGCTTCCTTCATTCCTGCGCTGAGTGTGATTCTTTGTGCACTGGCACTCATTCTCCACAGCGGTCCGGCAG ATGCTCAGGCAGACTTAGCATTGGACTGTTGCCTGAAGTTTAGCCATAAAGTCATCCCGAGAAACATCCTCCTCTCTTACCAGATTCAGTTCAAAAGTGACGGCTGCCCAAGTGATGCTGTTGT ATTTGTGACCAGGAAAGCTCTGAAGCTTTGCGCCCCACCTGCCACCGATAACAAGTGGGTTATAGACAATATCAGCTTTCTGGACCAAAGGCTCAAGAAGTGCAAAGAAACCAAATTCCAT GAGAAACGCTGTCATGCCCTGAAGAATTTGCATATTTGA
- the ube2l3b gene encoding ubiquitin-conjugating enzyme E2 L3b yields the protein MAASRRLHKELEEIRKSGMKNFRNIQVDESNILTWQGLIVPDNPPYDKGAFRIEIIFPAEYPFKPPKITFKTKIYHPNIDEKGQVCLPVISAENWKPATKTDQVIQSLIALVNDPQPEHPLRADLAEEYSKDRKKFFKNAEEFTKKHGEKRPVD from the exons ATGGCGGCGAGCAGGAGACTACACAAG GAGCTTGAAGAAATCCGCAAATCTGGAATGAAAAACTTCCGTAACATTCAAGTTGATGAATCAAACATATTGACATGGCAAGGCCTCATTGTTCCA GACAACCCTCCATATGACAAAGGGGCGTTCAGGATCGAGATCATCTTCCCTGCAGAGTACCCATTTAAACCACCTAAGATCACGTTCAAAACGAAGATCTACCACCCCAACATTGACGAGAAGGGACAGGTCTGCCTGCCTGTCATTAGTGCAGAGAACTGGAAACCAGCCACCAAAACTGACCAAG TAATTCAGTCGCTCATTGCCCTGGTGAACGACCCACAGCCAGAACACCCTCTGAGGGCCGACCTAGCAGAAGAATACTCAAAAGACCGTAAAAAATTCTTTAAGAATGCAGAAGAGTTTACAAAGAAACACGGCGAAAAGCGGCCAGTGGACTAA
- the ccl19a.2 gene encoding C-C motif chemokine 19a.2 isoform X2 → MQTSAVTLLIVSAVLWGNIEAFSDTAVDCCLTTKDTRIPLQIVASYFHQTTDSGCPIAATVFITKKDRKLCAPPENNVWITKIISHLDKKKKTPQ, encoded by the exons ATGCAGACTTCCGCTGTAACTCTCCTGATCGTTTCTGCAGTCCTCTGGGGCAACATCGAAG CGTTTTCAGACACAGCTGTAGACTGCTGTCTGACCACCAAGGACACTCGTATACCACTGCAGATTGTTGCATCCTACTTTCACCAAACCACAGACAGTGGATGTCCCATTGCAGCAACTGT ATTCATTACAAAAAAGGACAGGAAGCTGTGTGCTCCACCAGAGAATAACGTCTGGATTACCAAAATCATCTCACACCTGGACAAGAAGAAGAAAACTCCTCAGTAG
- the ccl19a.2 gene encoding C-C motif chemokine 19a.2 isoform X1, with the protein MLLQRPNTKDKMQTSAVTLLIVSAVLWGNIEAFSDTAVDCCLTTKDTRIPLQIVASYFHQTTDSGCPIAATVFITKKDRKLCAPPENNVWITKIISHLDKKKKTPQ; encoded by the exons ATGCTCTTACAGCGACCAAACACAAAAGACAAAATGCAGACTTCCGCTGTAACTCTCCTGATCGTTTCTGCAGTCCTCTGGGGCAACATCGAAG CGTTTTCAGACACAGCTGTAGACTGCTGTCTGACCACCAAGGACACTCGTATACCACTGCAGATTGTTGCATCCTACTTTCACCAAACCACAGACAGTGGATGTCCCATTGCAGCAACTGT ATTCATTACAAAAAAGGACAGGAAGCTGTGTGCTCCACCAGAGAATAACGTCTGGATTACCAAAATCATCTCACACCTGGACAAGAAGAAGAAAACTCCTCAGTAG